Part of the Pseudomonas chlororaphis genome, CCCGGTGACTGCCGGGGGTACTTAAGCCAAGGTGGCTTTAGCTTTCTCGACAATCGCAGCAAACGCCGCTTTTTCGTTCACTGCCAGATCAGCCAGAACCTTACGGTCGATCTCGATGGACGCCTTTTTCAGGCCAGCGATCAAACGGCTGTAGGACAGACCGTTGGTACGAGCACCAGCATTGATACGAGCAATCCACAGAGCGCGGAACTGACGTTTTTTCTGACGACGGTCACGGTAGGCGTATTGGCCTGCCTTGATTACGGCTTGCTTGGCAACACGGAATACGCGGGAACGCGCACCGTAGTAGCCTTTAGCAAGTTTCATAATTTTCTTGTGACGCTTACGGGCAATGACGCCACGCTTTACACGAGCCATGAGTTACTTCCTCTATTCTTGATCCAAAAATTAACGAAGGCGCAGCATGCGCTCGACTTTTGCCACGTCAGACGGATGCAGCAAGCTGCTACCGCGCAGTTGACGCTTACGCTTGGTCGACATTTTGGTCAGGATGTGGCTCTTGAAAGCGTGCTTGTGCTTGATACCGTTAGCAGTTTTCAGAAACCGCTTAGCAGCACCACTCTTGGTTTTCATCTTTGGCATGTTCGGATACTCCGCATTCAGTTGATAAACATAATCGCAAGGCCTGCCGTGCCCTGGTGATTACTTCT contains:
- the rplT gene encoding 50S ribosomal protein L20 (binds directly to 23S ribosomal RNA prior to in vitro assembly of the 50S ribosomal subunit) → MARVKRGVIARKRHKKIMKLAKGYYGARSRVFRVAKQAVIKAGQYAYRDRRQKKRQFRALWIARINAGARTNGLSYSRLIAGLKKASIEIDRKVLADLAVNEKAAFAAIVEKAKATLA
- a CDS encoding 50S ribosomal protein L35; its protein translation is MPKMKTKSGAAKRFLKTANGIKHKHAFKSHILTKMSTKRKRQLRGSSLLHPSDVAKVERMLRLR